The following are encoded in a window of Stigmatella erecta genomic DNA:
- a CDS encoding DUF192 domain-containing protein codes for MRWKVNNLTRGKLLADRAERATSFVDRFLGLMGRGSLAFGEGMHIVPCNSIHTFFMRIPIDVAFLDPEGTVVKQLLAMPPWRVSSLVFKAHSVLELPAGTLAASGTQEGDRLAFEPGAAEDPKPL; via the coding sequence ATGCGATGGAAGGTGAACAACCTCACCCGGGGCAAGCTCCTGGCGGACCGCGCCGAGCGGGCCACCTCGTTCGTGGACCGCTTCCTGGGGCTCATGGGCCGCGGCTCGCTGGCCTTCGGCGAGGGCATGCACATCGTGCCGTGTAACTCCATCCACACCTTCTTCATGCGCATCCCCATTGACGTGGCCTTCCTGGATCCGGAAGGCACCGTCGTCAAGCAGCTTCTGGCGATGCCCCCCTGGCGCGTGAGCTCCCTCGTCTTCAAGGCCCACTCGGTGCTGGAGCTGCCCGCGGGGACGCTGGCGGCCAGCGGGACGCAGGAAGGCGACCGGCTCGCCTTCGAGCCTGGGGCCGCGGAGGACCCGAAGCCCCTCTGA
- a CDS encoding Stp1/IreP family PP2C-type Ser/Thr phosphatase — MRIEVAGITHVGMKRNHNEDNYLLLPEENLCCVADGMGGHSSGEIASKIAVDELGEFFRMTSRDAEATWPFKMDKTRNYDENRLATGIKLANAKIFERASSDTKYKGMGTTIVTVYFANATAYVGHVGDSRVYFFREGTLRQITEDHSLLNDYLKAKKLSPEEIENFPHKNVIVRALGMKESVLVDVARLEPKDNDVFLLCSDGLSGMVTDPQIQEVLSRTSELEKACSQLIDLANAAGGNDNVTCVLARYHGE, encoded by the coding sequence ATGCGTATCGAAGTAGCCGGCATCACCCACGTCGGGATGAAGCGCAACCACAACGAGGACAACTACCTCCTGTTGCCGGAGGAGAACCTCTGCTGCGTCGCGGACGGGATGGGCGGGCACTCCTCCGGAGAGATCGCCTCCAAGATCGCGGTGGACGAGCTGGGGGAGTTCTTCCGGATGACGTCCCGGGACGCGGAGGCGACCTGGCCGTTCAAGATGGACAAGACGCGCAACTACGACGAGAACCGCCTGGCCACCGGCATCAAGCTGGCCAACGCGAAGATCTTCGAGCGGGCCAGCAGCGACACGAAGTACAAGGGCATGGGCACCACCATCGTGACCGTGTACTTCGCCAACGCCACGGCCTACGTGGGGCACGTCGGCGACAGCCGCGTCTACTTCTTCCGCGAGGGCACCCTGCGGCAGATCACCGAGGACCACTCGCTGCTCAACGACTACCTCAAGGCCAAGAAGCTCTCGCCCGAGGAGATCGAAAACTTCCCGCACAAGAACGTCATCGTCCGCGCCCTGGGCATGAAGGAATCCGTCCTGGTGGACGTGGCCCGGCTGGAGCCCAAGGACAACGACGTCTTCCTGCTCTGCTCGGACGGCCTGTCCGGCATGGTGACGGATCCGCAGATCCAGGAGGTGCTCAGCCGCACCTCGGAGCTGGAGAAGGCGTGCTCCCAGCTCATCGACCTGGCCAACGCCGCGGGCGGCAACGACAACGTCACCTGCGTGCTGGCGCGCTACCACGGCGAGTGA
- a CDS encoding PQQ-dependent sugar dehydrogenase, with translation MGTAPREGCSASRPPHFADNRQFCVYVTHEDGEETRNRVERRVLSEGPQRATFERVIFGGIRAAQNHNGGRLRLGPDGRLYVGTGDAKDPDRAQNPDVPEGTLLRLTPEGEVPSHNLTGHGPSGERTLRGHDEVSVARLGANLGWPTVYRCESSEGLVTPALTWHDAAPPGGAALDTGSAIPEWKGSLRFGPLGAQHLHRVGFSAESPTQVAQHEVYLNNTHGRLRETLMGPGGHLYVTPSTCDGRGGPSKDLILRVRR, from the coding sequence TTGGGGACAGCACCGAGGGAGGGCTGCTCGGCATCGCGGCCCCCCCACTTCGCGGACAACCGGCAGTTCTGCGTCTACGTCACCCACGAGGACGGGGAGGAGACGCGAAACCGCGTCGAGCGGCGGGTGCTCTCCGAGGGCCCCCAGCGCGCCACCTTCGAGCGCGTCATCTTCGGCGGCATCCGCGCGGCCCAGAACCACAACGGGGGCCGCCTGCGCTTGGGCCCGGATGGCAGGCTCTACGTGGGCACGGGGGACGCGAAGGACCCGGACCGCGCCCAGAACCCGGACGTGCCCGAGGGCACACTCCTGCGCCTGACGCCCGAGGGCGAGGTGCCCTCGCACAACCTCACCGGCCACGGGCCCAGTGGCGAGCGGACGCTCCGCGGCCATGACGAGGTGAGCGTGGCGCGGCTGGGGGCCAACCTCGGCTGGCCCACCGTCTACCGCTGCGAGTCCAGCGAGGGGCTCGTCACGCCCGCGCTCACCTGGCACGACGCGGCGCCCCCGGGAGGCGCCGCCCTCGACACGGGCAGCGCCATCCCCGAGTGGAAGGGCTCCCTGCGCTTCGGCCCGCTCGGCGCCCAGCACCTGCACCGCGTGGGGTTCTCCGCGGAGAGCCCCACCCAAGTGGCCCAGCACGAGGTGTACCTGAACAACACCCACGGCCGCCTGCGCGAGACGCTCATGGGGCCCGGCGGCCACCTCTACGTCACCCCCAGCACCTGTGACGGCCGCGGCGGCCCGAGCAAGGATTTGATTCTTCGCGTGCGCCGGTAA
- a CDS encoding di-heme oxidoredictase family protein: MKLHSSGAAILLVAAVLLASNSMAATTGVTPSGSSAIFYVDTTSWADIHYKVNGGAQLNVRMTVTQNRNQFTVTGLSSGNTVDYSFTYWDTSCNCARDTAWAVYTHGSTPPDAGVDAGTPDAGVDAGTPDAGVDAGTPDAGGGVDAGNIVPLFNSSTSLEPATVQNTAQAIITRVGERVRDRHAREFEFQAYDHYLSLYFEKRTFYVEIIDEVAKGGSQIKVNLFTTAPHSGTNFRAFFRGINTSAEYFHNGTFTQTGTNTYTASVNYNAKESRAIKIGDRMEIEVGVFLTQPVEGRFNYYSRAWLYMVGQGGIVPFEGQGSTRDSFPMPEAGWSGGRTTLNAPFSDEPDNRFIQMALNMAPVNTQTFVEGRRIHHTDFGNGSHSEPNNPALTEHQNKLGPDYVSRSCVACHVQNGRGLPPTTTNTTLSNYVVKVGKSNGAIDPSLGFKLQPRRTSGTPEADVRISGWTTTSGTFKDGSAYQLRRPTYSFLNVIPTNYSARITPQLVGMGLLEAVPESAIAALADPNDSNGDGVSGRLQAVRDPETGVTRLGRFGWKAGSARVKHQVAEALNGDMGVTSSIFPTLDCGTSQTGCSGSSTELDATSLDKLTRYVSLLGVPARRDLTNTQALQGETLFKNSGCDKCHTPTLTTSAYHPHAELRSQTIHAYTDLLLHDMGTGLADNLPEGQASGAEWRTPPLWGIGLTAGVSGGEAYLHDGRARTLSEAILWHGGEGEAAKQKFINLSAAEREALLKFLKSL; the protein is encoded by the coding sequence ATGAAACTCCACTCCTCTGGGGCGGCCATCCTCCTCGTGGCCGCTGTCCTGTTGGCCAGCAATTCGATGGCCGCCACCACCGGCGTCACGCCCTCGGGCTCCTCCGCCATCTTCTATGTCGACACCACGTCGTGGGCCGACATCCACTACAAGGTCAACGGCGGCGCACAGCTCAACGTGCGGATGACCGTCACCCAGAACCGCAACCAGTTCACGGTGACGGGCCTGAGCTCGGGCAACACCGTCGACTACTCCTTCACGTACTGGGACACCTCCTGCAACTGTGCCCGCGACACGGCGTGGGCTGTTTACACTCATGGCAGCACCCCCCCGGACGCGGGCGTGGACGCGGGCACCCCGGACGCCGGTGTGGACGCGGGCACCCCGGACGCCGGTGTGGACGCGGGCACCCCGGACGCCGGTGGCGGCGTCGACGCGGGCAACATCGTCCCCCTGTTCAACAGCAGCACGTCGCTGGAGCCGGCCACGGTGCAGAACACCGCGCAGGCCATCATCACCCGCGTGGGCGAGCGCGTGCGCGACCGCCATGCCCGCGAGTTCGAGTTCCAGGCGTACGACCATTACCTGTCGCTGTATTTCGAGAAGCGGACCTTCTACGTCGAGATCATCGACGAGGTGGCCAAGGGCGGCAGCCAGATCAAGGTCAACCTCTTCACGACGGCTCCCCACTCCGGCACGAACTTCCGCGCGTTCTTCCGCGGCATCAACACCTCGGCCGAGTACTTCCACAACGGCACGTTCACCCAGACCGGGACGAACACGTACACCGCCAGCGTCAACTACAACGCCAAGGAGAGCCGGGCCATCAAGATTGGCGACCGGATGGAAATCGAAGTGGGCGTGTTCCTGACCCAGCCGGTGGAAGGCCGCTTCAACTACTACTCGCGCGCGTGGCTGTACATGGTGGGCCAGGGCGGCATCGTCCCGTTCGAGGGACAGGGCAGCACCCGGGACTCCTTCCCCATGCCCGAGGCGGGCTGGAGCGGCGGACGGACGACGCTCAACGCCCCCTTCTCGGATGAGCCGGACAACCGCTTCATCCAGATGGCGCTGAACATGGCGCCCGTGAACACCCAGACGTTCGTCGAGGGCCGGCGCATCCACCACACCGACTTCGGCAATGGCAGCCACTCCGAGCCGAACAACCCCGCGCTCACCGAGCACCAGAACAAGCTCGGGCCCGACTATGTCTCGCGCTCCTGCGTCGCCTGCCACGTGCAGAACGGCCGTGGCCTGCCGCCCACCACCACCAACACCACGCTGAGCAACTACGTGGTCAAGGTCGGCAAGTCCAACGGCGCCATCGATCCGAGCCTCGGCTTCAAGCTGCAGCCCCGCCGCACCAGCGGCACCCCCGAGGCGGATGTCCGCATCTCCGGCTGGACGACCACCTCCGGCACGTTCAAGGACGGCAGCGCCTACCAGCTGCGCCGCCCTACCTACAGCTTCCTGAACGTCATCCCCACCAACTACTCGGCGCGCATCACCCCGCAGCTGGTCGGCATGGGCCTGCTGGAGGCGGTGCCCGAGAGCGCCATCGCGGCGCTGGCCGATCCGAACGACAGCAACGGTGACGGCGTGTCGGGCCGGCTCCAGGCCGTGAGGGATCCGGAGACGGGCGTCACGCGGCTGGGCCGCTTCGGCTGGAAGGCGGGCTCGGCGCGCGTGAAGCACCAGGTCGCCGAGGCCCTCAACGGGGACATGGGCGTCACCTCGTCCATCTTCCCCACCCTGGACTGCGGCACCTCGCAGACGGGCTGCTCGGGCTCCAGCACGGAGCTGGACGCCACGTCCCTGGACAAGCTCACCCGCTACGTGTCGCTGCTCGGCGTGCCGGCGCGCCGCGACCTGACCAACACCCAGGCGCTGCAGGGGGAGACGCTGTTCAAGAACTCCGGGTGCGACAAGTGCCACACCCCGACGCTGACCACCAGCGCCTACCACCCGCACGCGGAGCTGCGCAGCCAGACCATCCACGCCTACACGGACCTGCTGCTGCACGACATGGGCACGGGGCTGGCCGACAACCTGCCCGAGGGCCAGGCCTCCGGCGCCGAGTGGCGCACGCCGCCCCTGTGGGGCATCGGCCTGACGGCGGGTGTCAGCGGCGGTGAGGCGTACCTGCACGACGGCCGGGCCCGCACGCTGTCCGAGGCCATCCTCTGGCACGGCGGCGAGGGCGAGGCCGCCAAGCAGAAGTTCATCAACCTGTCCGCCGCCGAGCGGGAGGCGCTGCTGAAGTTCCTGAAGTCCCTCTGA
- a CDS encoding sugar phosphate nucleotidyltransferase, whose product MKAMILCAGLGTRLRPLTERWPKPALPFLGPPLLRYHLAVLKAAGVTAVGINTHHLPEVMAATARAECERVGLPLHVVHEPVIQGTGGGIRGLKDFLAGDDFLVFNGDILFPVDLRPVAAAHRRSGAVATMVLMPMPPGETYAAVEMEAGGQVRRIAGRGPGGPALSPWHFTGVHVMSPRIFGFMSPEGPEDINREVYVRALEAGQSVRGEVVRAYWSDLGTPSRYLATVRDVLLGQVPLEGLGDAAPFTGLARGPGGSWVHPEANPGQARVEGPAYLGAGCVLEKGAHVGSAVAVGARARVGQGARLQRVALFEDTQVAPGETLEEVLAWGPHRIPAPL is encoded by the coding sequence ATGAAGGCGATGATCCTCTGCGCGGGGCTGGGCACGCGCCTGCGCCCGCTCACCGAGCGCTGGCCCAAGCCGGCGCTGCCGTTCCTGGGCCCGCCCCTGCTGCGCTACCACCTGGCGGTGCTGAAGGCTGCGGGCGTCACCGCGGTGGGCATCAACACCCACCACCTGCCCGAGGTGATGGCGGCCACCGCCCGCGCGGAGTGCGAGCGCGTGGGGCTGCCGCTGCACGTGGTGCACGAGCCCGTCATCCAGGGCACGGGCGGCGGCATCCGGGGCCTGAAGGACTTCCTGGCCGGAGACGACTTCCTCGTCTTCAACGGGGACATCCTCTTCCCGGTGGACCTGCGGCCGGTGGCCGCGGCGCACCGGCGCTCGGGGGCCGTGGCCACGATGGTGCTCATGCCCATGCCGCCCGGCGAGACGTATGCCGCGGTGGAAATGGAGGCCGGGGGCCAGGTGCGGCGCATTGCCGGCCGGGGCCCGGGCGGCCCCGCGCTGAGCCCGTGGCACTTCACCGGCGTCCACGTCATGTCCCCGCGCATCTTCGGCTTCATGTCGCCCGAGGGCCCCGAGGACATCAACCGCGAGGTCTACGTGCGGGCCCTGGAGGCCGGGCAGTCCGTGCGCGGGGAGGTGGTGCGGGCGTACTGGTCCGACTTGGGCACGCCCTCGCGCTACCTGGCCACGGTGCGCGACGTGCTCCTGGGACAGGTGCCGCTGGAGGGTCTGGGGGACGCGGCGCCCTTCACGGGGCTTGCCCGGGGGCCCGGCGGCAGCTGGGTCCATCCGGAGGCGAACCCGGGGCAGGCCCGGGTGGAGGGCCCGGCGTACCTGGGAGCGGGCTGCGTCCTGGAGAAGGGCGCGCACGTGGGCTCCGCCGTGGCGGTGGGGGCACGGGCGCGGGTGGGGCAGGGGGCGCGGCTTCAGCGCGTGGCCCTCTTCGAGGACACCCAGGTGGCCCCGGGCGAGACGCTGGAAGAGGTGCTGGCCTGGGGGCCTCACCGCATCCCCGCCCCTCTTTAA